One window from the genome of Echinicola vietnamensis DSM 17526 encodes:
- a CDS encoding Glu/Leu/Phe/Val family dehydrogenase, giving the protein MIEVKTEEKIKEGSIYGQITSLGHEQLVICYDEPTGLKAIIGVHNTVLGPALGGTRMWNYTSEQEAITDVLRLSRGMTFKAAISGLNIGGGKAVIIGDPKLKSEAFLRRFGRFVESLGGRYITAEDVNMKTRDMEYIAMETSHVTGLPEIHGGGGDPSPVTAYGAYLGMKASAKKAFGTDALKGKKVAVQGIGQVGRHLIDHLVKEGAEIYVTDIFEDRLKEVATATGATVVAPDEIYDVNMDIYAPCALGATVNDKTIDRLKCSVIAGAANNQLEDEQKHGQLLLEKGVVYAPDFLINAGGLINVYAEYLGGYNREAAYQQAEKIYDTCLAILNKSEKERIPAQQAAIELAWNRIQSIGKVKSSY; this is encoded by the coding sequence TATACGGACAGATCACTTCTTTAGGACATGAGCAATTGGTCATCTGCTATGATGAACCTACCGGTTTGAAGGCCATTATTGGCGTTCACAATACGGTACTTGGGCCTGCATTGGGCGGTACCAGGATGTGGAATTATACTTCCGAGCAGGAGGCCATTACGGATGTGTTGCGCCTTTCGAGGGGGATGACCTTCAAGGCTGCTATTTCCGGTTTGAACATCGGGGGTGGTAAGGCCGTGATCATAGGTGATCCCAAGCTCAAAAGTGAGGCCTTTCTTAGAAGGTTTGGACGGTTTGTAGAGAGTCTCGGTGGTCGGTATATCACTGCCGAAGATGTAAACATGAAGACGAGGGACATGGAGTACATTGCCATGGAGACGTCCCATGTAACCGGGCTTCCAGAAATCCACGGTGGAGGTGGTGATCCTTCTCCCGTAACTGCTTACGGCGCATATTTGGGAATGAAGGCGTCTGCTAAAAAAGCCTTTGGAACCGATGCTTTGAAAGGAAAAAAAGTGGCCGTTCAGGGGATTGGTCAAGTGGGAAGGCATTTGATCGATCATTTGGTAAAAGAAGGCGCTGAAATTTATGTGACCGATATTTTTGAAGACCGGCTGAAAGAAGTGGCGACAGCTACCGGTGCTACGGTTGTGGCCCCGGATGAAATCTATGATGTAAACATGGATATTTATGCTCCTTGCGCGTTGGGTGCGACGGTTAACGATAAGACGATCGATCGGTTGAAATGCTCGGTGATTGCTGGTGCGGCAAACAACCAGCTGGAAGATGAGCAGAAGCATGGACAGTTGTTGTTGGAAAAAGGAGTGGTGTATGCACCGGACTTTTTGATCAATGCAGGTGGACTGATTAATGTCTATGCGGAATACCTGGGTGGATACAATAGGGAAGCAGCCTATCAACAGGCAGAAAAAATCTATGACACTTGTTTGGCCATTCTTAACAAATCAGAGAAAGAGCGTATTCCTGCACAGCAAGCAGCGATCGAACTGGCTTGGAACAGGATCCAGAGCATCGGAAAGGTGAAGTCATCTTATTAA
- the nusB gene encoding transcription antitermination factor NusB: MLNRRILRVKAFQSLYAYEQCKASNLNLAKDYVRDAFQPDLNSMEVQDKGQLRKDAEETITLFSKNLNNKALIASGDYATKVKSEAIKAINLYHQKNQKDLDFLRNNMVDAAEHIPALYLLAIQILVGFSEHVQREYDRKRKLNQEQVSSVSGELNLANNKVIDYLKGAPAFTTASIRQQADVEDLEMEIQEWYREYVKPWERYQEYMQLSEPTMEEDLDILMDLTKKILFKTDAILSLFSEKDLSWTENKAVVRSLAIKVLKNVLEAENQEEYSLPEIAINWEEDKEFFQNIFNLTIENDEANRALIAEKTKNWDIERIASTDKIIISMAVTEMLFFPSIPVKVTINEYIDISKTYSTPKSKQFVNGLLDVLAKELTDQGKIRKSGRGLLDNK; the protein is encoded by the coding sequence ATGTTAAACAGAAGAATTCTTAGAGTCAAGGCTTTCCAAAGTTTGTATGCTTACGAGCAGTGCAAGGCTTCCAATCTCAATCTAGCCAAGGATTATGTCAGAGATGCGTTTCAGCCTGACCTGAACAGCATGGAAGTGCAGGATAAGGGTCAACTGCGGAAGGATGCCGAAGAGACCATCACCCTTTTTTCCAAAAACCTGAACAATAAAGCGTTGATTGCTTCCGGGGATTATGCCACCAAGGTAAAATCAGAAGCCATCAAGGCCATCAATCTCTACCATCAGAAAAACCAAAAGGATTTGGATTTTCTGCGCAACAACATGGTGGATGCGGCCGAGCATATTCCAGCACTTTACCTTTTGGCGATTCAGATCCTTGTCGGTTTCAGTGAGCACGTTCAGCGGGAGTATGACCGCAAGCGGAAGCTGAACCAAGAGCAGGTCTCCTCCGTTAGTGGAGAGCTGAATTTGGCAAATAACAAAGTCATTGATTATTTGAAAGGAGCTCCGGCTTTTACGACGGCCAGTATACGTCAGCAGGCCGATGTGGAAGATCTGGAAATGGAAATCCAAGAGTGGTATCGTGAGTACGTAAAACCTTGGGAGCGCTATCAAGAATACATGCAGCTGAGTGAGCCGACCATGGAAGAGGATCTTGATATTTTAATGGATTTGACCAAGAAGATTCTTTTTAAAACAGATGCTATTTTAAGCCTTTTTTCAGAGAAAGACCTTAGTTGGACCGAAAACAAGGCCGTGGTAAGAAGTTTGGCGATCAAGGTACTTAAGAATGTACTGGAAGCAGAAAATCAGGAGGAATACAGCCTTCCTGAAATTGCGATAAACTGGGAAGAGGATAAGGAATTTTTTCAAAATATCTTTAACTTGACCATTGAAAACGACGAGGCAAATAGGGCTTTGATCGCAGAAAAGACCAAGAATTGGGATATCGAGCGAATCGCCTCTACGGATAAGATTATCATTTCAATGGCGGTCACAGAGATGTTATTTTTTCCAAGTATCCCTGTGAAAGTAACCATCAATGAGTATATTGATATTTCAAAAACGTACAGTACGCCTAAAAGTAAGCAATTTGTCAACGGTTTACTAGATGTATTAGCCAAAGAGCTAACCGATCAGGGAAAAATCCGTAAAAGTGGCAGAGGGCTTTTGGACAACAAATAA
- a CDS encoding YtxH domain-containing protein translates to MSKQSNSILAFVLGAGVGAAFGVLFAPDSGNNTRDKLSYQLSKYKAELEDIIKDLVEGKDLPLNEAKSEGKKVITDAKNKAENLLTDVNKLIDQINKENN, encoded by the coding sequence ATGAGCAAACAGAGTAATTCGATTTTGGCTTTTGTACTCGGTGCTGGTGTAGGTGCGGCATTCGGGGTTTTATTTGCACCTGATTCCGGTAACAATACCAGGGATAAGCTGTCCTATCAACTGTCAAAATACAAGGCAGAGCTGGAGGATATTATCAAGGACTTGGTAGAAGGGAAAGACCTTCCGCTAAATGAGGCGAAGTCTGAAGGTAAAAAGGTAATCACAGACGCGAAAAACAAAGCAGAAAACCTGCTGACCGATGTCAATAAGCTTATTGACCAGATCAATAAAGAAAATAACTAA
- a CDS encoding DUF1573 domain-containing protein, whose protein sequence is MKYSFLPAILLAGSLFVGSCDSKNKEKIEELEQKIAQLEQNQAAQPRQPSNVQSVAQIDPSSLGKFKFDDMQFDFGTIDQGKVVEHTFTFTNDGQSPLIISNVQASCGCTTPDWSKQPVKPGEEGHVKVRFNSAHKSGAQSPTVTITANTSPSITKLKLKGTVNTNSTASNVAGPVKK, encoded by the coding sequence ATGAAATATTCATTCTTGCCTGCAATATTACTTGCAGGTTCTCTTTTTGTGGGAAGTTGTGACAGCAAAAACAAGGAGAAAATAGAGGAGTTGGAGCAGAAAATCGCCCAGCTGGAGCAAAATCAAGCCGCCCAGCCTCGGCAACCCTCCAACGTACAGAGCGTGGCCCAAATAGATCCGTCTTCATTGGGCAAATTTAAATTTGATGACATGCAGTTTGACTTTGGTACCATTGACCAAGGCAAAGTAGTAGAGCATACGTTTACCTTCACCAATGACGGGCAGTCTCCATTGATTATTTCCAATGTACAGGCCTCATGCGGGTGTACCACGCCCGATTGGAGCAAGCAACCTGTCAAACCGGGTGAAGAGGGACATGTAAAGGTCAGGTTTAATTCCGCACATAAATCCGGTGCGCAAAGCCCCACGGTGACCATTACGGCCAATACCTCTCCAAGCATCACCAAGCTTAAACTAAAAGGAACCGTAAATACAAACAGTACAGCCAGCAATGTAGCTGGTCCAGTGAAAAAGTAA